A region of Nocardioides sp. JS614 DNA encodes the following proteins:
- the rsmG gene encoding 16S rRNA (guanine(527)-N(7))-methyltransferase RsmG translates to MTDDVSRETPSVPDVARRVFASDRLSLAERFVELLAGDGVVRGLIGPRETPRLWDRHLLNCALLAQQVPLEATVADLGSGAGLPGVVLAIARPDLRVTLVEPLLRRTTFLEEVVAELGLDRVEVLRARAEALHGDRRFAVVTSRALAPLDRLLGWSMPLVEPTGALLAMKGSAVAEEITAAGPELARWGCATPEVLSLGADLGLAPTVAVRVVWADPGRVSWPIAAPRKRGGQQRRAGHARGTSNRRRGT, encoded by the coding sequence ATGACCGACGATGTTTCACGTGAAACACCCTCCGTGCCGGACGTGGCCCGGAGGGTGTTCGCGTCTGACCGGTTGTCGCTCGCGGAGCGGTTCGTGGAGCTGCTCGCGGGCGACGGAGTGGTCCGCGGACTGATCGGTCCGCGAGAGACGCCCCGGCTCTGGGACCGGCACCTGCTCAATTGCGCGCTGCTGGCCCAGCAGGTCCCGCTCGAGGCAACCGTCGCCGACCTGGGGTCGGGGGCCGGCCTCCCGGGCGTGGTGCTCGCGATCGCCCGGCCCGACCTCCGGGTCACCCTGGTCGAACCGCTGTTGCGGCGGACCACCTTCTTGGAGGAGGTCGTCGCCGAGCTCGGCCTGGACCGGGTCGAGGTGCTGCGCGCTCGGGCCGAAGCGTTGCACGGGGACCGCCGGTTCGCCGTGGTCACCTCGCGGGCGCTGGCGCCCCTCGACCGGCTGCTCGGCTGGTCGATGCCCCTGGTCGAGCCGACCGGGGCCCTGCTGGCGATGAAGGGCTCGGCGGTCGCCGAGGAGATCACGGCCGCCGGCCCCGAGCTGGCGCGGTGGGGATGCGCCACCCCGGAGGTGCTCAGCCTCGGGGCGGACCTGGGTCTCGCCCCGACCGTGGCGGTCCGGGTGGTCTGGGCGGATCCGGGGCGGGTATCTTGGCCGATTGCGGCACCACGGAAGCGCGGGGGGCAGCAGCGGCGCGCGGGTCACGCGCGCGGCACATCGAACCGGAGGCGTGGCACGTGA